TCTTCTATTCTCTCAATTATAAATCCGGCTCTATTTAACTCATTTATGTATGTACTTATTTTTCTCTTATATAATGTCGCTTGTACATTTTCTCCTTTAAATGTTTCAAACGTAATAGGCGTTTCCTCATGATAAGAAGACTTTATAGCAATTTCTTCTGTACCATACTGTAAATTTGAATATACTGGGTGCTCCCAACTAAAAATAAAACTTCCTCCTGGCTTTACATATGAATAAATCAGTTCCAACGTTTTTCTTAAATTCGAAGTCCAACCTAATGCATAAATGGAATATACAATATCAAAATACCCTTTCGGAATATCCCCTTCTTCTTCCATTGCTCCGCATACTAACTTTGGATTCCAACTCTTTAACGTTTCATTCGCTGTTTTAATTTGTTCACTTGAAAGATCAAGCCCCCATAATTCCTCTGCTCCATGTTCCGCCATATATTGCAACGAATGCCCACTTCCACATCCAATATCAAGAACTTTTTTATTTCTGATTGAATCGAACAAATGAATCTCATCTTCAGACGCTGTATACGGGCCGTATTTAGGTAAACAATCCACTTGAAAGAAATAAGGTGCAACTGTATCCCAACACTTTTTATTTAAAGCTAACATTTGTGTATCTTCCATATCCTACATTCCTCCATCCAATTTTCTTCCCCTACTATAAATTACACATTATAGCCTGATCTTCCTTTTCTCTTTGCCCGGTAATTTTTCACTTTCGCGATCGTTCCGCACGCTCTTCCTCCTTCTTCTCCAGCATACATACCACACCATCTTTTGCTTCCATTTCGCGAATGATCATAAAATACCCAGCGACAATCTGGACATGCTTTTAACCTTCCCCACAAATTTCCTTGAATTGACATTAACACAATGCTTAATACTTTTGTATATACATTCTCTTCGTGCACAGGCCCATATGTAATACCTTTCATATCTTCCTTTACATGTACATGAAATGGGTATTTCACTAACCAATTTTGCAACGATCCTTCGCCTTCAATTGCCACCCGAATATCTTCTCGAAAACTTTTTAATTCCTCTATCGTATGAAATGGAACCTTTTTATGAAAATATTTTTTCATAAAAAGGTTTATATCCTCTTCTGTTTGTAGCAAATCAATTGGCTCTCTCGTATCGTTTGGTATTCTCCATGTATTTAAAAATTCCCGAATATATTCTAGTTCATTTGGTGCATTTTGATTCAATTCCATCCACCTTCTTCTCAAAATTTACTTTTTTCTGACTTTATGTATAATTATAATATAAAATAGTTAACCATCAAATAATTTTACTGGTTACATAATTAGGAGGAGTTCTATGAAAAGTCTCTCAATACCGATACGTTTCATGCTTATTTCTTCATTTTTTATGTCTTTTGGGTATTTTGCAGTATACGCATTTTTAGCTATTTATCTATTAACCTTTCTCCATTTTTCAGCTGTTCAAGTAGGAACAGTGTTGACGGTTATGACAATCACATCACGAGTTATCCCATTATTTTCAGGATTAATTGCTGAGAAAATCGGCTATATCATTATGATGATAGCCGGATTATTTTTAAGAGGAATCGGATTTATCGCTTTAGGAATATGCTCTGATTTCCATACAATTTCTATTTCTTCTGCACTTATCGGTTTTGGAACTGCATTTTACGAACCTGCTGCTCGCGCCATATTCGGGTCACAACCAGCTCATATGAGAAAAAATTTATTTACATATTTAAACCTTAGTTTTAATTGCGGTGCAATAATCGGACCAATTGCAGGAGGTTTTTTACTCTTACTCGATCCAATCTATGCTTTCTCCCTAACAGGATCTCTTATGCTGTTATTCGCTTTTATCTTTTACTTACTTAAAAATCACTTCCAAGTCACTACTGAAAACACGTCTATTACATTAGGAATACAGGCCATCTTACAAAACAAGTCTTTCCTTCTGTTTTCATTTATCATGATTTTCTTCTATATTATGTTTACTCAGCTTACTGTCGCACTTCCACTTCATATGAAAAACATTAGTAATAGCAACCAACTCGCTACATTAGTTATTACGATAAATGCAATAACAGGCGTCATATTTATGGTGCTATTCCGAAAACTATTTCACAAATACAACACACTTTCGATTATTAAATACGGTGTTTTATTAATGAGTATTTCCTTTTTACTCATTCCTTTATTTCAACACCCATATTGGCTATTTATTTGTGTAATTTTATTTACAATCGGTGAAACACTCGTATTACCTAACGCTGATATCGCTATTGCAAATTACAGTAGCGAATCATATACAGCTACTTACTTCGGATTTTATCAACTATCACTCGCATTTGGTTTTATCATCGGTAATTATACCGGTACATCTTTTACATCCAACTTAAACGGAATGTATACACCATGGCTTATTTTCGGTGGAATAGGACTTATTGGTTTTATTTCCCTACATATTTTAAATGTTAAAAAAGGATTACCTAAGGAGGATATATACCTATGTAATGATACGAAACACCTTTAACAAATTACAATTGAGATGGTACCTTTAGACAACCGACCTATAATAAAAAGATGATTATGTCTTTTACAACCAAATAAATAGCAAGCCCCTATATAATCAGTTTCAAATTCTAATCCTGGAACGTATCCAGATTTGATACGTTCTATCATTTTTTTATAACAATCATTCTCTTCTATATATTCCTCAATTAACTCTTTCTTATCGTTTTCTGTCCAGTTTTCTTCTACTTCTTCATTCTGAACATCTTCTATTTCTGCTGTTTTCGCTTCGATAGACTCCCGTATAACTTCATTTATACGGGAGAAATTATTAACTTTATATAGAGCATAAACAAATCTACCAATCCAATTGGGGCTTTTCCAATATTCTTTGTATCCCTTTTCGAACCATTCAATTGCTTCTTTATAGCAATTCAACTCAACATATAAATCTGCTACATTAATTTCCCCTAAAAAATTATCAGATTCCCTGTTAAAAGCATCTAACTTCTCTTTCGCTTCTGTCGTTCGTTCTAAATCAATTAAACATTTTACATAGTTATACATTATATAGTCCGAATCCCCTGCAACTCGTAAGAAAAATTCCGAAGCTTTTTCCAGCTCTCCAAGATTATAATGTGCTACAGCTACATTGTGATATGCTTCATCCGATGGTTGAATCGAAATAGATTTTTGTAATACTGCTTTCGCTTCTGCCCACTTTTTTGTTTCATATAAATTTCCCCTAAGATGTTATAGGGAAAGTATGAGGAAGGATTCAACTTAACAACTTCTCTTATTAATTCAAGAGCTTTATCATCATTCTCTTCCTCATAAAAATACATCCAAGCAAGATTATTGAGAGATTGTACATCTCTAGATTCATGTACTGCTTGTTGAAACAGTTCCATTGCTTCCTCATATTTATTTTGTTCAAACATTTCAATTGCCTTCTCGTTAATGTTCAAATAACTACCTCCGAAGTGAATGAATTCATCTATTCTTTATCATTATTTTAAAATGTAAAAATTGTAATTTCCATAAAAAATTTCTTTATCCTGTCTACATTTCGCTTGAAACAGAAGCTAAAACACACGAATTCACAACAATAAGTATACATTTCAATCTCCCTTAAATTGGATATGCAGCCTGTTTTAATTTACATATTATGGTATAATTAAAAAGAGTACTAGCTAAACATTTAAGCTCCACACTAGCAGTCTAACAATGCCAAAATCAAAAATCACATAGAATTGGGGGATATTATGAAACAGAAATTAATTGTTCTTCTATTCATTGGAATCATATTATCAGGATGTTCCACTATAGCAGAAAATTCTTTAGAAACCAGGAGTGGCAATATGGAATTATTAACACCAACGATTATTACAAAAGATAACGAATTAGAAATTAAGACCGAGGGCATTGATGAAAATAAAGTGACTTTTATTTATGTTGCCAATAAAAAAGTATTGGAACAAAAAATTAATAATGGCGAATCTTACAAACTTAACATTAAAGATATCGAGCACGCACATAGGACAGATTACAAACCAAGAGTTCAACTTTTGCAAACGAAAGATGATAATAATGATGGAGAAATAGTAACCTTCAAACAAGTGAGATATACAGTTAAAAACTAATTTGAAAGTTGTTTCATTATAAATGTAACGAACGAAAATATAATTTCAACAGTGGGTAAATGTAAGGGGTGCTAACATGAAAAAACGATGGATTTCTTGGTGGATTGGTAACATATTTTGGATTATCGTTTTTGGAATCTGGGCAGCTATTATTTGGCTACGAGATGTTGATGGTGCTGGTGTTACTCAAACACCTGAGCTTAAATTAGTGGCATTTATCGTTTTATTAATTGCTTTTATATTACCGATACTTATTCAAGTTGTATGGTTAATTGTTAATCTGAGAAAAGGTAGAAAAAAATAACGCATAAAAAAGAGAGGAACCTTTTTCAAACTAGATTCCTCTCTTTTTTATATGGGGATTATGCCATTCTTGTTAAGCTGCACTATTCCCTTTTCTTTACGATGCATGATCATCTTTCTTCTTCAACAACGCTCTCTTCTTCATCGCCTTCGTTAAATATCCGCCTTTAAATGAACGGATTTCATAAGAAGACATAAATGCTTTTGGTGCAATTTCATTAATAATTTCTAAAAGCTCTTTCTCTCTAGAACGCTTAGCAACGATATCTAACCGATAACGTATAGAATTAATACCTTCACCTTCAAATACTGTAACACCAAATCCAGAGTGCCGTAATTCATCTACTAATTCATTACAACGGTCTAGTAAACTAACTTGATACGTAATATAACCAATTGCTAATTTATTCTCTATATAACCGCCTAATAATAGTCCTGTACTAAAGCCAATGACATAGGCAATGATGTTCATCCAATTTGATAAATCTTGAAACACAATACCTAAACTGACAATGTAAATAGCTCCTTCTAACAATCCAACACCAGCAGCGGATCTTGTTTGATTCTTTACAAGCAAAATCGTACGGATCGTTAAAATGGGAACGTAAATAATTTGAAGCACAAAAATAAGTAGCGCTTGTAACATTGGTATCCACCTCTTTCACGAATTCTTTTGTCATGATAACATACTTAAGCTTTAGAAATCGATGGGTTTTTAAATTTTCTCGAATTTTTTTCCACACTATTGAAAAACCTAAAAAAGAAGCGTATTATATTTGGTCGTAAATTCAATTGTCATTATTAAATCGCTCATAGTATATTAACTATTGCGCCATTTATTCTCAAACACAAAAAAGGAACCCGGTCAGGTTCCTCTCATTATAACTCTATGTTTTTCGAAGCTTGTTCTCTTTGCTTCTCTTCTTCTTTTACTAACTGCATATTTGCATAGGCTAAATTCGCAATCATTAAAAAGTGACCACCTAAAATACCCGTACCAAATGCCCACATTTCCATTTCATGCTCAATTTCATACATAATGATAGCCCCTAATATCGCGGCTGCAAATCGGTTTAAGACTCCTAATCCAGGAGCCTTTTCTTTCATTACAATACTTCTTCCTAGTTTCTCCACTCTACGAGCTAATAA
This genomic interval from Bacillus cereus contains the following:
- a CDS encoding DUF3923 family protein, producing the protein MKKRWISWWIGNIFWIIVFGIWAAIIWLRDVDGAGVTQTPELKLVAFIVLLIAFILPILIQVVWLIVNLRKGRKK
- a CDS encoding ATP synthase subunit I: MIQVALRVYRLQLYTIFSGLLLMWAITPFGKQVTGFGIGLAVSAYCLWLLARRVEKLGRSIVMKEKAPGLGVLNRFAAAILGAIIMYEIEHEMEMWAFGTGILGGHFLMIANLAYANMQLVKEEEKQREQASKNIEL
- a CDS encoding DUF2179 domain-containing protein, producing MLQALLIFVLQIIYVPILTIRTILLVKNQTRSAAGVGLLEGAIYIVSLGIVFQDLSNWMNIIAYVIGFSTGLLLGGYIENKLAIGYITYQVSLLDRCNELVDELRHSGFGVTVFEGEGINSIRYRLDIVAKRSREKELLEIINEIAPKAFMSSYEIRSFKGGYLTKAMKKRALLKKKDDHAS
- a CDS encoding CGNR zinc finger domain-containing protein; translated protein: MNQNAPNELEYIREFLNTWRIPNDTREPIDLLQTEEDINLFMKKYFHKKVPFHTIEELKSFREDIRVAIEGEGSLQNWLVKYPFHVHVKEDMKGITYGPVHEENVYTKVLSIVLMSIQGNLWGRLKACPDCRWVFYDHSRNGSKRWCGMYAGEEGGRACGTIAKVKNYRAKRKGRSGYNV
- a CDS encoding MDR family MFS transporter, whose protein sequence is MKSLSIPIRFMLISSFFMSFGYFAVYAFLAIYLLTFLHFSAVQVGTVLTVMTITSRVIPLFSGLIAEKIGYIIMMIAGLFLRGIGFIALGICSDFHTISISSALIGFGTAFYEPAARAIFGSQPAHMRKNLFTYLNLSFNCGAIIGPIAGGFLLLLDPIYAFSLTGSLMLLFAFIFYLLKNHFQVTTENTSITLGIQAILQNKSFLLFSFIMIFFYIMFTQLTVALPLHMKNISNSNQLATLVITINAITGVIFMVLFRKLFHKYNTLSIIKYGVLLMSISFLLIPLFQHPYWLFICVILFTIGETLVLPNADIAIANYSSESYTATYFGFYQLSLAFGFIIGNYTGTSFTSNLNGMYTPWLIFGGIGLIGFISLHILNVKKGLPKEDIYLCNDTKHL
- a CDS encoding class I SAM-dependent methyltransferase, with product MEDTQMLALNKKCWDTVAPYFFQVDCLPKYGPYTASEDEIHLFDSIRNKKVLDIGCGSGHSLQYMAEHGAEELWGLDLSSEQIKTANETLKSWNPKLVCGAMEEEGDIPKGYFDIVYSIYALGWTSNLRKTLELIYSYVKPGGSFIFSWEHPVYSNLQYGTEEIAIKSSYHEETPITFETFKGENVQATLYKRKISTYINELNRAGFIIERIEEPEPSSSFDGERAEPSTKYYSLYKARMVPTTFIIKARK